A window of the Cryptosporidium parvum Iowa II chromosome 7, whole genome shotgun sequence genome harbors these coding sequences:
- a CDS encoding DNA-directed RNA polymerase subunit: MNDYDESGGNYDEEEEYMEEELIEEEIEGDENIEILTEDAVHSRYDGKPNEGPRITTPYMTKFEKARIIGTRALQISMNAPVAIPLDGETDPLLIAEKELYTKKIPFVIRRYLPNGNYEDWKIDELILD, encoded by the coding sequence atgaatgaTTATGATGAATCAGGAGGAAATTATGATGAGGAAGAGGAGTATATGGAAGAGgaattaatagaagaagAGATAGAAGGAGATGAgaatatagaaatattgACAGAAGATGCAGTACATAGTAGATATGATGGTAAACCAAATGAAGGTCCTCGTATTACAACTCCTTATATGACAAAGTTTGAAAAGGCAAGAATTATTGGAACAAGAGCACTACAAATTAGTATGAATGCTCCGGTTGCAATACCATTAGATGGAGAAACCGATCCTTTATTAATAGCGGAGAAAGAGCTTTATACTAAGAAAATTCCTTTTGTTATTAGAAGATATCTCCCAAATGGGAATTATGAGGACTGGAAGattgatgaattaattttagattAA
- a CDS encoding RAD23p, UB+UBA domains protein codes for VKQKKTIKGRKKSIQKNLRNAMKIKIRTVQNTEMEVEVEADYSIEKVKQAIQELNPVMEASRLKLIFAGRILNDSQTVQDVGIKEGERLVVLLSKGASQKAAESQQNKQNNTSNESNTNTDPAASATTSNIQAQSGNSDPSIDSRASALLTGTELEKTITNIVNMGFEREQVTRAMRAAFNNPDRAVEYLTSGLPIPENPVAPNHTNITPVNSNASLNAGLTSSEDLSSEQLPGNLESLRTNPLFQQLRSVVQQDPRILPELLVRIGQSNPEILQLITENQEEFIRMMERTDSDEVGETSQFPMQTTIQLTPQEAESVERLQALGFPRNAVIEAYLICEKNEELAANYLLENSADFFTDGAN; via the coding sequence gttaaacaaaaaaaaacaattaaagGTAGAAAAAAGTcgattcaaaaaaatttaaggAACGCGATGAAGATTAAGATCAGAACAGTTCAGAATACAGAGATGGAGGTAGAGGTGGAAGCAGATTATTCTATTGAGAAAGTAAAGCAGGCAATTCAAGAATTGAACCCAGTAATGGAGGCTTCGAGACTAAAGCTCATTTTTGCTGGAAGAATATTGAATGATTCTCAAACTGTTCAGGATGTTGGAATAAAAGAGGGAGAGCGATTGGTAGTTCTTTTATCTAAGGGTGCTTCCCAGAAGGCAGCAGAAAGTCAACAGAATAAACAAAACAATACGTCAAATGAATCAAACACAAATACAGATCCAGCAGCAAGTGCTACAACTTCAAATATCCAAGCTCAATCAGGGAATTCTGATCCATCAATAGATTCAAGAGCCTCAGCTTTATTAACAGGGACAGAACTTGAGAAAActattacaaatattgtaaatatgGGTTTCGAAAGAGAACAAGTTACAAGAGCAATGAGAGCAGCATTTAACAATCCAGATAGAGCTGTTGAGTACCTTACTTCAGGATTACCAATTCCAGAGAATCCAGTGGCACCTAATCACACTAATATTACACCAGTAAACTCAAATGCTTCTTTGAATGCAGGCTTAACATCATCAGAAGACTTGTCATCAGAACAGCTCCCGGGAAATTTGGAATCGCTTAGAACTAACCCATTATTCCAACAACTGAGGTCTGTAGTTCAACAAGATCCAAGAATCCTCCCAGAGCTACTTGTAAGAATTGGTCAGTCAAATCCTGAGATCCTCCAACTTATTACAGAAAATCAAGAAGAGTTTATACGAATGATGGAGAGAACTGACTCTGATGAAGTTGGAGAAACTTCCCAATTTCCAATGCAGACAACTATTCAGCTTACTCCCCAGGAAGCCGAGTCCGTTGAACGTCTGCAGGCCCTCGGATTCCCAAGAAATGCTGTCATTGAAGCCTATTTAATTTGTGAAAAGAACGAGGAGCTTGCTGCAAATTATCTTCTCGAAAACAGTGCCGATTTCTTTACTGATGGTGCGAACTGA
- a CDS encoding hypothetical protein (similar to glutathione S-transferase subunit): MIEYLEHNISGKDFLQPEFQQVLVESGNFPMLPYLSDSNNEVELTGSFTILRYLADKCKLMGKSPEERNKIENWLEYLQSLLHSVWDFENMSDNYTGIQQAKKKSQFLLETLHPMLKCIDEKIEQGIWALESYSVVDIVLYSAISVIIRSWGSDLLKPYIR, encoded by the coding sequence atgattGAATATTTAGAGCATAATATTTCAGGAAAAGACTTTTTACAGCCCGAGTTTCAACAAGTCCTAGTGGAATCTGGGAACTTTCCAATGCTCCCATATTTGTCAGACTCAAACAATGAAGTCGAGCTAACAGGATCATTCACAATATTAAGGTACCTCGCAGATAAGTGTAAGTTGATGGGTAAAAGTCCTGAGGAAAGAAATAAGATAGAAAATTGGCTGGAATATCTTCAATCTTTACTACATTCAGTATGGGATTTCGAAAATATGTCAGATAATTATACAGGAATCCAACAGGCAAAGAAAAAGAGCCAGTTTCTATTAGAAACTCTTCATCCAATGCTTAAATGTATAGATGAAAAGATTGAACAAGGAATCTGGGCTCTAGAATCCTATTCAGTAGTGGACATTGTCCTATATTCAGCAATAAGCGTGATAATTAGATCTTGGGGAAGCGATCTATTGAAACCTTATATTAGGTAA
- a CDS encoding ring finger domain protein and 2 transmembrane domains, with amino-acid sequence MPEYIQIVGDEDSRSNTNDTCFICLEDSSQGKLKRCCSQCYAVVHGKCWSKWSSSQQIAILRSILLGEERRELKLCSICRSGSIKIEHSEDDSEDFSKALNGGLIYRFFRIIANRVYGNQYGSFMVSSVDNPFSNLRTLLINGVFLSLFFIYILYQEEHSDAKSLITISLWAYITLVLQFLTITGVYRRQVLDELAIDEPSLTDTYESVRPNEQI; translated from the coding sequence ATGCCTGAATATATTCAGATAGTGGGAGATGAAGATTCAAGAAGTAATACAAATGATACATGTTTTATATGCCTTGAAGATTCGTCCCAAGGAAAGCTTAAGCGATGTTGCTCTCAATGCTATGCAGTTGTACATGGGAAATGTTGGTCAAAATGGAGTAGTTCACAACAGATTGCAATCTTGAGAAGTATTTTGCTTGGAGAAGAGAGAAGAGAGTTAAAGCTATGTTCAATTTGCAGAAGTGGATCTATTAAGATTGAACATTCAGAGGATGACTCTGaagatttttcaaaagCTCTGAATGGAGGTTTAATTTATAGATTCTTTAGAATTATTGCAAACAGAGTATATGGTAATCAGTATGGCTCTTTTATGGTTTCATCAGTAGATAATCCTTTCTCAAACCTTAGAACCTTACTAATAAATGGAGTGTTTCTTTCactattttttatatatattctatATCAAGAAGAGCATTCAGATGCCAAGAGTTTGATTACAATATCTTTATGGGCATATATTACATTAGTATTACAGTTTCTGACAATAACAGGAGTATATAGAAGACAAGTATTGGATGAACTGGCAATAGATGAGCCAAGTCTAACTGATACATATGAATCTGTGAGACCAAACGAACAAATATGA
- a CDS encoding Rab GDP dissociation inhibitor (transcripts identified by EST), which produces METSQDGDYWDVIIIGTGLIECIVASGLSMRGYSVLVLESNTSYGGLNNTLKLPTVHNWISNNPEHSESLFETSSFFEKECDLQLYSSLTEAESQSLKNIYVDMMPKVLFCRGHLVEMILSCNISGYLEFQGINDIYFAEIKDNETFRLTKTPFSKKEVFSSSDLNLVEKRQVMRLYSGIRDILEISKIEEKVDLDLVSDPFRSPALIVNCQNSSKKVNESNNDQTNRNRSFGGSSRNACIPEVTSFSDFQDFWKINDRVLNLVKHNVVFSNSHQNNNFEWEKNFTRYFNLLLSSLNQHGCVGTPFLYPNYGTCDLPQSFSRLAAVKGSLQRLGTTISTIQKQDEKEKLWKVHINSSNSKEVIKCKSILGSLTNLSKYLKNSVNNLIENKVLCYFMILNRPLIKPKNSQNTKNLCLTSIQIGENQFENNIAYILQCDYSTGCCPPGYYIVYINKVMGKEETIFHARSQVQNGINSLLSAKTNDETKVLYKASYIYIQRVENPQQLGDGLILLSDPSINNNSFLLLDEDVDKALLALDKSIKFLDSQHKDYVTFKNFSNSKKDQKEENSKIRDSNNQYFIEKLQNILD; this is translated from the coding sequence atgGAAACCTCCCAAGATGGAGACTACTGGGATGtgattattattggtaCAGGGTTGATAGAATGTATTGTTGCTTCAGGCCTCTCAATGAGAGGATATTCGGTTTTAGTTTTAGAGTCAAATACCTCATATGGAGGCTTAAATAATACACTTAAACTCCCCACAGTTCATAATTGGATCTCAAACAACCCAGAACATTCAGAATCTCTATTTGAaacttcttctttctttgaaaaagaGTGTGATCTTCAGTTATACTCATCACTAACTGAAGCAGAATCTCAAtctttaaagaatatatatGTGGATATGATGCCTAAAGTACTATTTTGTCGTGGCCATCTTGTAGAAATGATTTTATCGTGCAATATTTCTGGTTATCTAGAATTTCAAGGAATAaatgatatttattttgcagaaattaaagataatgaGACATTTAGATTAACAAAAACaccattttcaaaaaaagagGTATTTTCCTCATCCGATTTGAATTTGGTAGAAAAGAGACAAGTTATGAGGTTGTACAGTGGAATTAGAGATATTTTAGAGATATCCAAAATTGAGGAAAAGGTTGATTTGGATTTGGTTTCTGATCCTTTTAGGTCCCCAGCATTAATTGTAAATTGTCAAAATAGTTCTAAAAAGGTTAATGAGAGCAATAATGACCAAACTAATCGTAACCGTAGTTTTGGTGGCAGTAGTAgaaatgcatgcattcCTGAAGTAACTTCTTTCTCAGACTTTCAAGATTTCTGGAAAATCAATGACAGAGTGTTAAATTTAGTTAAACACAACGTAGTTTTTAGCAATTCACACcaaaacaataattttgaatggGAAAAGAACTTTACAAGGTATTTTAACCTTCTATTAAGTTCATTAAATCAACATGGATGTGTAGGAACTCCTTTTTTGTATCCAAATTATGGTACATGTGATCTACCTCAGTCATTTTCTAGACTTGCAGCAGTTAAAGGATCTCTTCAAAGACTTGGGACAACCATTTCAACTATTCAAAAACAAGATGAAAAGGAAAAACTATGGAAAGTTCATATTAACTCAagtaattcaaaagaagTTATTAAGTGTAAGTCAATATTGGGGTCTTTAACAAATCTTTCAAAATACTTGAAGAATTctgtaaataatttaatagaaaacAAGGTTTTGTGTTATTTCATGATTTTAAATCGTCCATTAATCAAACCAAAAAACTCTCAGAATACTAAAAATCTTTGTCTCACAAGTATCCAAATTGGAGAAAACCAATTTGAGAATAATATAGCTTATATTCTACAATGTGACTATAGTACAGGATGTTGCCCTCCTGGATATTATATTGTTTACATAAATAAGGTAATGggaaaagaagaaactATTTTTCATGCAAGAAGTCAGGTCCAAAATGGAATTAACTCACTGTTATCTGCGAAAACAAATGATGAGACAAAGGTTTTATATAAAGCaagttatatttatatacaaAGGGTTGAGAATCCACAACAACTTGGAGACGGATTAATACTTTTGTCAGATCCATCTATTAACAACAATAGCTTCTTACTTCTGGATGAAGATGTTGATAAAGCTTTACTAGCTCTTGATAAATCAATCAAGTTTCTAGATTCTCAACATAAGGATTATGTGACATTTAAGaacttttcaaattctaaaaaagatcaaaaagaagaaaattcaaaaatccgagattcaaataatcaatattttatagAGAAGTTACAAAACATCTTAGACTaa
- a CDS encoding ribosomal protein S4, giving the protein ARGPKKHLKRVAAPSNWMLDKLTGVYAPRPSSGPHKLRECIPLAILLRNRLKFALTYTEAKYIVMQRLIKVDGKVRTDICFPLGLMDVVSIDRVGKNIRIMYDTKGRFVPVQIDSKEAGFKLCKVTKVALGAKGIPTATTNDARTLRYIHPDVKANDTVKVDLATGKVIDFVKCEVGNMCMVTGGRSQGRVGTITHFERKMGAQCIVTIRDQKGATFATLMKNIFVIGEEGKPLVTLPKDKGIRLSNVEDRNLRMKKHRN; this is encoded by the exons GCACGTGGTCCAAAGAAGCATTTAAAGCGTGTGGCAGCTCCATCCAACTGGATGTTGGACAAATTGACAGGTGTATATGCACCTCGTCCATCAAGTGGTCCACATAAACTAAGAGAATGTATTCCATTAGCAATTTTACTCCGTAACAGATTAAAGTTTGCTTTAACATATACTGAAGCAAAGTATATTGTAATGCAACGTCTTATCAAGGTTGATGGTAAGGTCAGAACTGATATCTGCTTCCCATTAGGTTTGATGGATGTTGTAAGCATTGACCGTGTTGGAAAGAATATACGTATAATGTATGATACAAAGGGTAGATTCGTACCAGTCCAAATTGATTCTAAGGAGGCAGGATTCAAGCTATGCAAAGTAACTAAGGTTGCTCTTGGAGCAAAGGGTATTCCAACTGCCACAACAAATGACGCCCGTACTTTGAGATACATCCACCCAGATGTCAAGGCAAATGATACTGTTAAAGTTGACTTGGCCACAGGAAAG GTAATTGACTTTGTCAAATGTGAAGTTGGTAACATGTGTATGGTCACTGGTGGTAGATCCCAAGGCCGTGTTGGTACCATTACTCACTTTGAGAGAAAGATGGGTGCTCAGTGCATCGTCACTATTCGTGACCAAAAAGGTGCTACCTTTGCAACtttaatgaagaatatCTTCGTTATTGGAGAGGAGGGCAAACCCTTGGTCACTCTTCCAAAGGATAAAGGTATTAGATTATCAAATGTGGAGGACAGAAACTTAAGAATGAAGAAGCACAGGAACTAA
- a CDS encoding hypothetical protein (transcripts identified by EST) produces the protein MDLTIPEVTTRRRIVLEGYLDFSNSVTSWDIYKNMLRKSSEMFVYCHSKKALICPTPRRRGVKEDGCIIAYNSGYILSIGENEETCTEYISWLRKKFRQHDPSVPLEIKQVNSILRVEMPSKIGLINIFKLYNTIIASNHVFEILFDPELYTAMIISFQPNGIYSNEDTTSANKFLRFPDEQVEEAKNEITQCCFVVSVNYILVHKVKDHAQGLEAVQMLMKYLYRNDLIVAPIDTNVPYSRDIIN, from the coding sequence ATGGACCTGACAATCCCTGAGGTTACTACTAGACGAAGGATTGTCCTTGAGGGATATCTAGACTTCTCGAATAGTGTAACATCATGGGACATATACAAAAATATGCTAAGGAAAAGTTCAGAAATGTTTGTTTATTGTCATAGTAAGAAAGCATTAATTTGCCCAACTCCCAGACGTAGAGGAGTGAAGGAGGATGGGTGTATTATTGCTTATAATAGTGGGTATATTTTGAGTATTGGGGAGAACGAGGAAACTTGTActgaatatatttcatgGCTTAGAAAGAAGTTTAGACAGCATGATCCATCAGTTCCTTTAGAAATCAAACAAGTGAATTCTATCTTGAGAGTTGAAATGCCATCCAAAATTggattaataaatatatttaaattatataatactATTATTGCTAGTAATCACGTTTTTGAAATACTCTTTGATCCAGAGCTCTATACAGCTATGATAATAAGTTTTCAACCAAATGGTATTTATTCCAATGAAGACACAACATCAGCTAATAAGTTTCTTAGATTTCCAGATGAGCAAGTAGAAGAGGCAAAAAATGAGATAACTCAATGTTGTTTTGTAGTCTCTGTTAACTATATTCTAGTACACAAGGTTAAAGATCATGCTCAAGGGCTAGAAGCTGTTCAAAtgttaatgaaatatttgtataGGAACGATTTGATTGTTGCTCCTATTGATACAAATGTTCCATATTCACgagatattattaattaa
- a CDS encoding hypothetical protein (with paralog in cryptosporidium) → MWDLLSGVNGTNSVSNKLEKKTTENQGTSSPNQTRCATRNTTSEYPSNVASNGAIIGERLEVVYPKTEREKVLYQEYIQKTQEALNSFLSVIEDFNVAQESESNFKALGSCQKTPQVHVNLGNMGDALCSRFDSSSSKSEDALSTYVGKCSFGTSLTPKQIFDFMINVENKPLYDSTCAESSIIYYLGHLALAKQCYRGMMGVQGREFLIMGRNFTLSDNCYALVASSVSDTKNLTESEEEIPVTESYVRGEIKFVGFLIRQFKGETELFFAQKMDLGGSVPLMLQRIVLATQLQSLNALKKHLLDNIDLYFSQDKEDEISESSSTREEDK, encoded by the coding sequence ATGTGGGATCTTTTAAGTGGAGTAAATGGGACAAATTCTGTCTCTAACAAACtagaaaagaaaacaaCAGAAAACCAAGGTACTTCGTCCCCGAATCAAACTAGATGTGCTACAAGAAACACTACTTCCGAGTATCCTTCAAATGTAGCGAGCAATGGGGCTATCATTGGAGAACGGCTTGAAGTTGTATATCCAAAAACAGAAAGGGAAAAAGTTTTATACCAAGAGTATATCCAGAAGACCCAAGAAGCTTTGAACTCTTTTCTAAGCgtaattgaagattttaatGTCGCTCAAGAAAGCGAATCCAACTTTAAAGCGCTTGGTAGCTGCCAGAAAACTCCACAAGTTCATGTGAATCTGGGAAACATGGGGGATGCACTCTGTAGTAGATTtgattcttcttcttccaaATCAGAAGACGCATTATCTACTTACGTTGGGAAATGCTCATTTGGAACATCCTTAACACCAAAGCAAATCTTTGACTTCATGATCAATGTTGAGAACAAACCTTTGTACGACAGTACTTGTGCAGAATCatctattatttattatttaggGCATTTAGCATTGGCTAAACAGTGCTATAGAGGAATGATGGGAGTTCAAGGAAGGGAATTTCTCATTATGGGGAGAAACTTTACCCTAAGCGATAATTGTTATGCTTTGGTCGCTTCCTCTGTGTCTGATACTAAAAATCTTACTGAATCTGAAGAGGAAATTCCTGTCACTGAGTCATATGTAAGGGGAGAAATCAAGTTTGTTGGGTTCTTAATTCGTCAATTTAAAGGTGAAACTGAACTCTTTTTCGCTCAAAAGATGGATCTTGGTGGTTCTGTCCCGTTAATGTTACAAAGGATTGTCCTCGCTACCCAACTTCAAAGTTTGAATGCATTGAAAAAACACTTGTTGGACAATATTGACCTCTACTTTTCACAGGATAAAGAGGATGAAATCTCAGAAAGCTCATCTACCCGAGAAGAAGATAAGTAA
- a CDS encoding RF-C paralog (Ctf18p) AAA+ ATpase, whose product MWDIEEDWSEDESFGLVGKPETKRKKLDGQKKSEELHVPPQPISGSESIELDENSSINIRETSLSKALHNLDKRLNDSRTKESIKMDSGMDVSMDFSLSQSSDHRMGVQEEELIELDFSRFESIDYDLDFEQAYDTFGLNSIKTLQIDKHNSRSNKIFENISSMERLNKGIIRFSGVYNPSKTFFVETWEKEDTLNLLGEIKSKERPVGSIKRNRLNVDVVELELEKDLLEESLLEFKTSKDSNNDFEKNEISRTYTNRPVLTTKYIPKSCLDLVNDEGSIRGILRWIKSWDNFVFKSESSNKGSEAPEIPILLIGGPSGSGKTSMVKILAKQCGYNVNEIKVSDEKTIESFENSIKMGINFGTIRGSSKPSLIMIDELDSLSNSGAVKRSDCFNFLVKLSETHSKTRETVSRPIICICNDIHERSLRSLRAKSLNIVIPSPPKEKIFKRLSYVCRSERLKLEDDEILNELIKIHNCDIRSCLNSIYLMSQKEVSKEDGENGNIREKKAQIPIYWEDFENCCYTKDLDQDISGFIKTCFGLESGIKKNEVFEYVLEYGEECLANFGLNLAGLLNENIYRCNLMSDFYYDYLKLILDSIVEHNILFSRTNSLVPFLSSATLVSKRIMGLHCNQFRHLGSSTFTFSQNISNSINSIYRDISSSTIETIRVETMTNAFKVYTLPSMLTHFNGIGLLKNLNVWKSTKIFPKFKCLINNDRKSLSSEELESLSILKNLISKMICFGLKFEDQTRGLFSEKNTTNSKISHFLKPNIESLYTFQCLTNSIESGYVRNPSVLPPSPGKFIYDIGFYTLINQLIDFFREDISKEIIPGIHYFNPKSSCKKNTRSNEKNKLLEKQVPADIFVSIPKFQDLINKLKVKEKSKINSEKPSSFCIYRYNDGCTDAVKMEVQVSDFFS is encoded by the coding sequence ATGTGGGACATAGAAGAAGACTGGAGTGAGGATGAATCCTTTGGCTTGGTAGGGAAGCCAGAAACCAAGCGAAAGAAATTGGATGGTCAGAAAAAGAGTGAGGAATTACATGTTCCTCCCCAACCCATATCTGGAAGCGAAAGTATAGAGCTTGATGAGAACTCTTCTATAAATATTCGTGAAACTTCCCTTTCCAAAGCTTTACATAACCTGGACAAAAGATTAAACGACTCTAGAACAAAGGAAAGCATTAAAATGGATTCAGGTATGGATGTGAGCATGGATTTTAGTCTAAGTCAGAGTTCAGATCATAGAATGGGAGttcaagaagaagaattaatagAGTTAGATTTCTCAAGATTTGAGTCAATAGACTATGATTTAGACTTTGAGCAAGCTTACGATACTTTTGGCCTAAATTCCATAAAGACATTGCAAATTGATAAACATAATTCTAGATCAAATAAGATCTTTGAgaatatttcttctatGGAAAGATTAAATAAAGGCATAATTCGATTTTCAGGTGTATATAACCCTTCTAAGACATTCTTTGTTGAAACTTGGGAAAAAGAAGATACTTTGAATTTACTTGGGGAGATAAAATCTAAAGAAAGGCCTGTAGGAAGTATTAAAAGGAATAGATTAAATGTTGATGTTGTAGAACTTGAACTAGAGAAGGATTTGTTAGAAGAATCATTACTAGAGTTTAAGACAAGcaaagattcaaataatgattttgaaaagaatgaaatcTCAAGAACATATACAAATAGGCCAGTACTAACAACCAAATATATACCAAAGTCTTGTTTAGACTTAGTAAATGATGAGGGTTCAATTAGAGGTATTTTGAGATGGATTAAGAGCTGGGATAACTTTGTATTCAAATCAGAAAGCTCTAATAAAGGTTCTGAGGCACCAGAAATTcctattttattaattggaGGTCCATCTGGGAGTGGAAAGACAAGTATGGTTAAGATCTTAGCAAAACAATGTGGATATAATGTGAATGAGATAAAGGTTTCAGATGAGAAGACAATAGAGAGCTTTGAGAACTCAATTAAGATGGGAATTAATTTTGGGACTATTCGAGGGTCTAGTAAGCCAAGCTTAATAATGATAGATGAGTTGGATAGTTTGTCAAATAGTGGAGCTGTGAAGAGATCAGattgttttaatttccTGGTAAAATTGTCAGAAACTCACTCTAAAACCCGTGAGACAGTTAGTAGGCCAATAATATGTATCTGTAACGATATCCACGAAAGATCTCTAAGATCTCTAAGAGCGAAGTCATTAAACATTGTAATTCCATCTCCTCCAAAGGAAAAGATCTTTAAAAGGCTTAGTTATGTTTGTAGAAGCGAAAGATTGAAGCTAGAGGATGATGAAATTCTGAATGAACTTATTAAGATCCATAATTGTGATATTAGATCATGTCTTAActcaatatatttgatgAGCCAGAAAGAGGTTAGTAAAGAAGATGGGGAAAATGGGAATATAAGAGAGAAAAAAGCTCAGATTCCAATATATTGGGAGGATTTTGAGAATTGTTGTTATACCAAAGATCTGGATCAGGATATTTCAGGGTTTATTAAAACATGTTTTGGACTTGAATCTggaataaagaaaaatgaaGTCTTTGAATATGTGCTGGAATATGGAGAAGAATGTTTAGCAAATTTCGGATTAAACCTTGCTGGATTACTTAACGAGAATATATACCGTTGTAACTTGATGAGTGATTTCTACTACGACTATTTGAAACTAATTTTAGACTCAATTGTTGAacataatattcttttctcAAGAACAAATTCATTAGTTCCATTCTTAAGTTCAGCAACTCTTGTTTCCAAGAGAATCATGGGACTTCATTGTAACCAATTTAGGCATCTAGGCTCCTCAACCTTTACTTTTTcacaaaatatttcaaattcgATCAACAGTATTTACAGGGATATCTCCTCCTCAACAATAGAAACAATAAGAGTAGAAACCATGACAAATGCCTTCAAAGTATACACTTTACCTTCCATGTTAACTCATTTCAATGGAATTggtttattaaaaaatctCAATGTATGGAAATCCACCAAAATTTTCCCAAAATTTAAATGTCTCATCAATAATGACAGAAAATCTCTCAGTTCTGAGGAGTTAGAATCCCTCTCAATTCTCAAAAACCTCATCTCAAAGATGATTTGCTTTGGATTAAAGTTTGAAGACCAAACCCGTGGCTTATTTTCTGAGAAAAATACTACAAACAGTAAAATCTCACATTTCCTCAAGCCAAATATTGAATCCCTTTACACTTTTCAATGTCTGACTAACTCAATAGAGTCAGGATATGTCAGAAATCCCTCAGTTTTACCTCCAAGCCCTGGAAAGTTCATTTACGATATTGGGTTTTACACTCTCATTAACCAGTTGATAGATTTTTTCAGAGAAGATATTTCCAAAGAAATTATCCCAGGAATTCACTACTTTAACCCCAAATCTTcttgtaaaaaaaatacacgatcaaatgaaaaaaataagttacTTGAAAAACAAGTACCGGCTGATATTTTTGTCTCTATTCCTAAATTCCAAGATCTAATTAACAAACTAAaagttaaagaaaaatcaaaaattaattcagaGAAACCAAGCTCTTTCTGCATTTACAGGTACAACGATGGCTGTACTGACGCTGTCAAAATGGAAGTTCAAGTTTCTGACTTCTTTTCTTAG